In the Oncorhynchus keta strain PuntledgeMale-10-30-2019 chromosome 14, Oket_V2, whole genome shotgun sequence genome, one interval contains:
- the LOC118393254 gene encoding eukaryotic translation initiation factor 4E-binding protein 2-like, translating into MSTGCQKTTTSKAIPTRRVTINDASHMPNDYSTTPGGTLFSTTPGGTRIIYDRKFLLECRSSPLARTPPCSLPNIPGVTSPPSKHINNVKAHNREPLNNNITAPADKSTGDDAQFEMDI; encoded by the exons ATGTCTACGGGCTGTCAGAAGACCACTACTAGCAAGGCCATTCCGACCAGGCGGGTGACCATAAACGACGCCTCGCACATGCCCAACGACTACTCCACTACTCCCGGGGGAACTCTGTTCAGCACAACGCCTGgag GTACAAGAATCATCTACGACCGGAAGTTCCTGCTGGAGTGCCGCAGTTCCCCACTGGCCAGGACTCCACCGTGCTCTCTCCCCAACATTCCAGGGGTCACCAGCCCACCCTCCAAACACATCAACAATGTAAAGGCCCATAACAGAGAGCCACTGAACAACAACATCACTGCACCTGCTGACAAAAGCACTG gTGACGATGCACAGTTTGAAATGGACATCTAA